Genomic DNA from Leishmania major strain Friedlin complete genome, chromosome 2:
ACGACTGGCTCAGCGTCAACGGCTACAGCGCTGTGTACGGTGCGCGGCCACTGAAGCGTCTCGTGCAGAGCGAACTGCTCAACCAACTGGCGCTGATGCTGCTTGATGGCCGCGTCCGCGAGGGTGAGCATGTGAGGCTGTCTGTGCAGGACGGTCATGTCGTGGTGGTTGCCAATCACGCGCTCTCTCCTGAGAAGGGGCCGACTGACGAGCGACTGCTGGATCAGTGAGGCCCCACCCGCACATGGGAATGCGAAGggacgctgccgtcgtcaccaccaccccttcgcTCCCCGCCGCGAATGcccgcgccagcgcagccgtAGCACGGGGCAGCGGTTACTCCGTGCTGATCTCTCTGAGCTTTTATTATAGTGGCACTCGGATAagcgtgtgtcggtgtgtcggtgtgtgtgtggggggggggggctggcGAGAGCGGTGGGCGGTGACACCTCTTGCTCAGGGTGGACACGTTATGACGTCCTCTtcgctcttcgcctctcccaccaccaccaccaccaccaccgcgaggcagcgcccccccccctcttgcgggtgcgccgctggtacagtgcgtgtgtgtgtgtgtgtgtcgtcgtcgtttgTTGTGGTGCATTTCGCGTTTTTTTTAGCGCTGGTCGtcggctgcctcggcgctcctcctcctcctcctcctcctcctcctcctcctcctcctccgtgtaTCGCTGCTTTCTCTGGCATCATCATTATTATTAGTCTTAGTATTAATATGATAAAACCGGCCATCGCGaaggtgcacacacgcgcgtgtgcgcgccttcttcgctCACATGATCCAAGCATTCTCCAACTACTGACACCACCGTTACGGTGCACGCATGGATGCGGGCATGCGAGCGTGAGTGCGtgagagaagagcggcagagaaagagatcTGCGAAGTGATCAACGTAGCGGGTACGGTTACCCCCCGCTGGACTGCTGTCTTCTGCCAGTCCCTCGCAGTCTTTATCCCCTCGCTGCAGCTTGGCCCTCGCTCCACAGAGATGGGCAGCTGTCCGCTTCTGTACAGGGTCATCTGCGGATGCGGCAcaccctctcgctctccgtgCACAGATGCATTACGCTGCACGAAATCGAGGGGCATCCTCGTGCACTCCTCTTGCGACCTCCGTCCTCCtgcttccctcttttcttcttttcctctgcGCCGGTACGCGTGCGAACCTTTCAGcatgcgacggcggcgccatcgcgagttgcaccgctgcgcagctgcactttCCACCGGGACTCGGCTACGCGAGAGCAAAGCGTGGCCGCATCGAACAGGCAGCGCTTCAGCTTTCTTGGCGCCCtcgcggcgtggcgtcgcgAGTATGACGAGGGTGCTGCGGAGATGTCGTTAATCTTCTCCACCACGTCGCCACCTCCCGTAGAGATCGCCGTGGACGACTCGCGGTGGGACGCACTTGCTGCGGAGTGCCAGAAATGCTCAGAGAGCCTCTACAAGTGCAAGCAGGAGACAGAGCGGATTGTGCAGTCGATGGACGCTGTGCTGTTTTGTGCTGCGCTCGAGGCCACGCCACCATCCGTGTGTGGTGCCCGTCTTTTGAGCAgtgctccacctcctctctgttAGCGGtagcgggtgtgcgtgtcggggggggagggcgcacgACGACAGTGTCTCTTCTCCCTACACCTCTGGAGAGTCCTTTAAATACCCGTCCGCCCACCTACCCACAGGTGTCGTGAGCGCCTGTGCGGCACCttgctcccccaccctccaaACCTTACAGCCTGCAGTGAGGTTGTCATCGCTCTTGCAGTTTTCGTCGTCGCTGTTCAAGCGCTGTTTGCGcaccccctcgctctctctctctctgtagGCGCCCCGCTTTATCGTGTGCTGCTCTTCAGTGACTTCGGTCCTCGAGACTCAGGTCGATCTGCTTATAACACGTCTCTGCTACTGCTGCGCAGACATGTGAAAGTGCTTAGAGACCCATCCTCTTCCCTACTGCGGTCCCCCTGCGTGCGGCGCTACCGGCCACACTCAGCATATCCTCCGTCGGTGTCGCctgcctctctttctgtgttgCTCGCTGAAGCCTCCCGTGCTGTGCCCTCAGCTGGTGTGCCACGAATCCGCGCTCAGGGACGCGGGCCCACTGTGCTTCCCTTGGCAGCGTTATGTCGCGTCCCTTTCATGGTGTCTCGCGTGCCCAAGGACACGTCCACTAACCCGCCGTTCTCTCGTTTTCTCGTCTACCCGACCCTTGTTATGTCAacgtcacgcacgcacacgacgCACACTCAGACGGAAGctctcgctgcgcacgaTTCGCGTCTCTCGTTCCCATTCGCCTCCTCATCGCCTTATCGCCCACTGCAAGCACGCTGCAGAGGCTCGTGAGGAAAGCCGCCACGGCGACTGGCGCCGACGGCCGACCCGGGCCGCGCCGTCTCGGAGACGCTGCTTGAGCACGGCTGCGCGATATTTTTGGCCAATGCGGACGGCGCCTCTGTAGCGTCGCGGGCGGATGAACTGCACAACCACAGCGCTGGCGCTGAACACGCGTCTCGTGCGAAACAGTGGGccactgccgcggcggcatgcAGGAATGTGCTTGGTCGCGTGGACATTCTTGTGTGCCACGCCGGCATCAACATCACGGAGGACTTGGAGAGCACGACGCTAGATGTGGGGCGCAATGCAATAAATGGGAATGCCTTGGACGCCTTCCTTGGCACCCACACTCTGGTGCCGCTGATGAAGGcgcaggggggaggggtgggggcggaaGCATCCTGTCTGTCGCATCCATGGATGCGTTACGCGACACCGCGATGCAGCCCGCGTGTTGCGCCAGTGAGGATGCAGTGCCTCTCATGTGCAAGtccgtggcgctggagctcATTCCCTCTAACATCTTCGTGAACGTGAAGCGCCTCGGCACGGGCGACACACCGATGGATGAGCACCTAATGCTTCTGACGCACCAGCACCCGGAGAACCTCGGCGAGGTCTTGCCAATTGGGCGCCTTCAGCATCCGCACGTGATCACAGAGCCAGTTTCATTCTTCGACTCAGACCGCACCTCATGCATGTTGGGCGCAGACGCCAGCATCGACGGCAACTCCGCAGTGAAGTCTCACGTGCAGGCAGCGCATCGAAACGCCAAAGCAGCATATAGACGAGAAGGAGGGTGATGGGCCGGACGTCTGTGCCCGTGTGGGCGCACAAGCCTATTCGCCTTCTCAAGTCCCTCGCCACACGCACCGTCTCTCAACTGTCTGACTTACCGCCGAGACACAGCTGTCCACCTctgctttttcttttccgccCCTTCCATCATCGCCATCGGCTGACTGtgcagcgctgtcgtcgccacTAATGCGAACCGCACAGACGTACGCGGCCACTCCCACCCATCGCGGCTTCCCTCTCTGCCCGCTCATCGCCGACTTAAACTCTTCGCATTCCAGCTTGTGCGCGCACTTTTCCTCACCACCGTTCAACGCAGCTCCGCGTTGCATCGACATGCACGCTGTCCgtgcttcctcctcctccgtcatTCTGTTGTCCCTGCGCTTCCTTGTCTCTTCCGTTACTCGCCATTTCCATATCTGTGCGGATGCGGTGGCCGCGCCTgactgcggtggtggtggtggggggggggcaccaCCGTTGCCCATGCAGGCAGTGTGCCCGAACTAGCGGGTGTGGGGCAGCCGCGgggtgacggtgctgcgcgacgacgTGACAGGAGTGCGTGGGCTGCAGGCTGTGTCCGTGATGTGTGAcccggtgctgcagcgccgacgccttGGTGTGTCCTTGCACCATAGCGACAGACAGCAAGGTGGCGTGCATCGGAATAGCACGGAGGTGGGGTTCACGCCTCCGTTTCTGCTCTATCACAAAGACTTCGCTGAGGCGTACTGCGGATTTGAGCGGGGGACGGTGGGGTACACTCGGCCACTGGCGGAGC
This window encodes:
- a CDS encoding hypothetical protein (previous protein_id=AAZ10080.1); the encoded protein is MSLIFSTTSPPPVEIAVDDSRWDALAAECQKCSESLYKCKQETERIVQSMDAVLFCAALEATPPSVCGARLLSSAPPPLC
- a CDS encoding dehydrogenase/oxidoreductase-like protein (previous protein_id=AAZ10081.1), producing MDALRDTAMQPACCASEDAVPLMCKSVALELIPSNIFVNVKRLGTGDTPMDEHLMLLTHQHPENLGEVLPIGRLQHPHVITEPVSFFDSDRTSCMLGADASIDGNSAVKSHVQAAHRNAKAAYRREGG